In Gammaproteobacteria bacterium, the DNA window CTGATCCGCTGCTTTCGGCGTCACCGTCAAATCCAGCTTTTCGTCAGGCAACCGCAACCGCCAACCCGCCGGATACCGGTCCCCAGTCTGCGGGCTGATCCATTCACCCAAAGGTTGCACATCCACTGCACCCCACCGCAGGAGGCGCGCCTGACCCTTCTGGTCAACCAGCACGCCCTTGCTGAACGTGTCCATGCCACCGTTTTTCAGACGCAAGCGGTAGAACATGAGGTCGCGTCCATCGTCGAGTTGCAGCGCGAACCAGTCCCAGCCACTTTGCTCTGACCCCAGGGCGCTGGTGCTCCACTCCCGATCCAGCCAGCTTGAACCCTGAACCTTGAAGATTTGCCCATTCAGGTCAATTGCGCCCATCGTAGGCAATCGGGTATGGGAGTAGTAATACGACGCATTACCAGGTTCAGCGCTTTTCTGGCTCCACCCCCGATCGCCTTGTAAAACCACCGGCTTACCGATTTCGAGGGTCAAATCGAGCGTGATGCCGCCTTCCCGCGCCCGCAACCGCATGGGGAAAGCGTCAGCTGCAGTCCCGGCCAATTCCCAATCCTCCAGCCAGACCCGAAACGGCGTCGCTCGCGCCCCGGCCAAACCCAGCGCACCCCGGCTGAACCGCTCAAAGCTGGAGTGTTTTTCACTGGCAACATCGGTCAGTGCGAAATGGCCCATGTAAACCTGATTCGTTCGCCAGGCTGAATCGGCTGCCGGCGGATTGGGACTCAAGGCGATGCGAAACAGGGTCAATTGATAGCCGAAGGGTCGGCCAGCGGCGTCCGCCAAATTGCCCGTCACATACCACCACTCGTTGCGAAACTCCGGATGCGGCCCATGATCCTCCGGGAAACGAAAGGGACGGGGCTGGTCAGCGCGCTGATAGCCGGCGCTATCGTCGCCGCTCAGCACGCTGCTGACGGTCACGCTCTCAATCGGTTTGAGGTGGGGGCGAGTGAAGTAACCGATCAGGGCTACTCCAAGCCCAACGATGAGCAGACCGTACCCTCCATATCGTTTATTCATAGCAAATCTTCACTCCATCCGCAGCGCTTCCGCCGGTCGGGCGCAGGCCATGCGCCAGATCGGATAGAGTCCAGCAAGCAGCGCCGCGAAGATCGCCAGCGCCACGGTTTCCAGCAACAACCACGGATTGACCTCGAACGGCAAACTCCAGCCAAACGCCCGGCGGTTGATGACAAAAATCAGCACTGCCGCCAACAGCAGTCCGGTCGGAATTGCCAATAATCCCGCCGCCGCTCCCATGAAACCCGTTTGCAACGACACCAGTCCGCCGATTTCGCCCGCGGTCATGCCGGTTGCGCGTAATACCGCGAATTCCCGCGCCCGTTCCAG includes these proteins:
- a CDS encoding carotenoid 1,2-hydratase yields the protein MNKRYGGYGLLIVGLGVALIGYFTRPHLKPIESVTVSSVLSGDDSAGYQRADQPRPFRFPEDHGPHPEFRNEWWYVTGNLADAAGRPFGYQLTLFRIALSPNPPAADSAWRTNQVYMGHFALTDVASEKHSSFERFSRGALGLAGARATPFRVWLEDWELAGTAADAFPMRLRAREGGITLDLTLEIGKPVVLQGDRGWSQKSAEPGNASYYYSHTRLPTMGAIDLNGQIFKVQGSSWLDREWSTSALGSEQSGWDWFALQLDDGRDLMFYRLRLKNGGMDTFSKGVLVDQKGQARLLRWGAVDVQPLGEWISPQTGDRYPAGWRLRLPDEKLDLTVTPKAADQEMRLTVRYWEGAVAVAGRAGERPIQGQGYLEMTRYER